From Aedes albopictus strain Foshan chromosome 1, AalbF5, whole genome shotgun sequence, one genomic window encodes:
- the LOC134291333 gene encoding uncharacterized protein K02A2.6-like encodes MATCEQFVLMVRGQRLPFSGAGEDAESNEFIFGGLHRIGKRAVTRAESWALRLQPYNFEVCSIPGETNVADALSRLVKQSQATESFDDKADEKHLLYYIDTGAMEICWNEIELFSEDDQELTRVRSAIEADQWETGLRKYESEAKELTVMGSMVFKGDKVVLPEALRTKAIKSAHQGHMGIGSTKRILRQHFWWPGISTAAEAYIKNCETCLLLSKKNPPLPLTSRVLPNGPWEVLQIDFFTDNQFGFGEFLVVVDTYSRYLHVLEMRHIDADSTIDALNKIFAVWGYPLVLQSDNGPPFQSDRFVETWENRGVKIRKSIPLSPQSNGAVERQNEGIKKALAASRLDNTNWKIALNNYVHMHNKIRPLTRLGVTPFELLVGWKHRGTFPALWKTDNHNIVDRDDIREKDAFSKLDSKKHADFRRGAKFSDLTVGDKVVLAHMKRSKSDPTFGSEKFTVIARDGAKLVVQSDRGVIYSRNVADAKRAIDNCDISEEQSSRNQNVMERNETHVPDELYPDRVNIRDGLQEQTEHSETSCSNNAKSSSKQGIQKRLENENSTRQHPRRERRIPTKLKDMVLFNIYE; translated from the exons ATGGCTACCTGCGAACAATTTGTGTTGATGGTCCGTGGACAGCGGCTACCGTTCTCCGGCGCTGGTGAAG ATGCCGAGTCTAACGAGTTTATCTTCGGCGGACTGCACAGGATCGGAAAAAGAGCCGTCACCCGAGCCGAGTCATGGGCATTACGGCTACAGCCGTACAATTTTGAAGTATGCAGTATTCCAGGGGAAACTAACGTAGCGGATGCGTTGTCGAGATTGGTCAAACAGTCCCAAGCAACTGAGTCTTTCGATGATAAAGCAGACGAGAAACATTTGCTGTACTACATCGACACGGGTGCAATGGAGATCTGTTGGAACGAGATAGAGCTCTTCTCGGAAGACGATCAGGAATTGACGAGAGTCAGGAGTGCAATTGAAGCAGATCAATGGGAAACTGGATTAAGAAAGTATGAATCTGAGGCAAAAGAATTAACAGTCATGGGAAGCATGGTATTCAAAGGTGATAAAGTTGTTCTTCCTGAAGCCTTGAGGACTAAGGCCATTAAGTCCGCGCATCAGGGCCACATGGGAATTGGATCGACCAAGAGAATCCTACGGCAGCATTTCTGGTGGCCAGGCATAAGTACAGCTGCGGAGGCGTACATCAAAAACTGCGAAACCTGCCTATTGCTTTCAAAAAAGAATCCACCGCTTCCTTTGACCAGTAGAGTACTCCCGAACGGTCCATGGGAGGTactacaaattgatttttttactgATAACCAGTTTGGATTCGGAGAATTTCTTGTGGTAGTAGACACCTACTCCCGTTATTTGCACGTCTTGGAAATGCGCCACATAGATGCTGACTCCACCATCGACGCCCTCAACAAAATATTCGCTGTTTGGGGCTACCCGCTAGTTCTACAAAGCGACAACGGTCCTCCTTTCCAGAGCGACAGATTCGTGGAGACCTGGGAGAATAGGGGCGTGAAGATTCGAAAGTCCATCCCCCTAAGCCCGCAATCGAATGGCGCTGTTGAGCGCCAGAACGAAGGAATTAAGAAAGCGCTGGCAGCCTCAAGATTAGATAATACCAACTGGAAAATTGCTCTGAACAACTATGTCCATATGCACAACAAAATTCGCCCCCTCACAAGACTCGGAGTAACCCCATTCGAGCTACTCGTGGGCTGGAAACATAGGGGTACTTTTCCTGCCCTGTGGAAAACCGATAACCATAATATAGTCGACCGTGACGATATTAGGGAGAAAGATGCATTTTCAAAGCTCGACAGTAAGAAACATGCGGATTTTCGGAGGGGAGCAAAGTTTTCCGATCTCACAGTTGGTGACAAGGTGGTCCTGGCACATATGAAACGGAGCAAATCAGATCCTACTTTTGGATCAGAAAAGTTTACGGTCATAGCTCGAGATGGGGCCAAATTAGTCGTTCAAAGCGACCGCGGCGTCATATATTCTCGAAATGTAGCAGACGCCAAAAGGGCAATCGATAACTGCGATATCTCTGAAGAACAAAGCTCACGAAACCAAAATGTAATGGAGAGAAACGAAACTCATGTACCTG ATGAACTGTACCCAGATCGAGTGAACATCCGTGACGGATTACAAGAGCAGACCGAACATAGCGAAACCAGCTGTTCTAATAATG CGAAATCCTCTTCCAAACAAGGAATACAGAAACGGCTCGAAAATGAGAACTCCACTAGACAGCACCCCAGACGAGAGAGAAGAATTCCGACAAAGCTAAAAGATATGGTTTTGTTCAACATATATGAATAA